The following are encoded together in the Cynocephalus volans isolate mCynVol1 chromosome 4, mCynVol1.pri, whole genome shotgun sequence genome:
- the LOC134376774 gene encoding histone H3.1-like, with product MARTKQTARKSTGGKAPRKQLAAKVARKSAPATGGVKKPHRYRPGTVALREIRRYQKSSDLLVRKLPFQRLVREVAQDFKTDLRFQMSAVMALQEACESYLVGLFEDTNLCAIHAKRVTIMPKDMQLARRLRGMRV from the coding sequence ATGGCTCGCACCAAGCAGACGGCGCGGAAGTCGACTGGCGGCAAGGCGCCGCGGAAGCAGCTGGCCGCGAAGGTAGCCCGCAAGAGCGCCCCGGCCACCGGCGGCGTGAAGAAGCCGCACCGCTACCGGCCCGGCACGGTGGCGCTGCGCGAGATCCGCCGCTACCAGAAATCCAGCGACCTGCTGGTCCGCAAACTGCCGTTCCAGCGGCTGGTGCGAGAGGTCGCGCAGGATTTCAAAACGGACCTGCGCTTTCAGATGTCGGCCGTGATGGCGCTCCAGGAGGCCTGCGAGTCCTACTTGGTGGGGCTGTTTGAGGACACCAACCTGTGCGCCATCCACGCCAAGCGTGTCACCATCATGCCCAAAGACATGCAGCTGGCGCGCCGCCTCCGCGGGATGCGGGTCTAG